CCGAAAAAAGATCCTGGCGGGAGGTGGAAACCTGCTGCAGTTGATCCAGAATGCCGTTGGCCACCACCTCTTCCATGGACTTGCCGATGTGACTGCCATAGCTGCCGTTGGCGGCATAGAGGATATATTTACCCTCTTCGTTGGTGGCGGCGAAACCGGAAGCGGGTTGAACGTAGAGGGAACTCTCCTCCAGATTCAACAGGGCAGCCAGCTGGGTGAGAACACCCGTCGCCAACTGTTTTAACGAGCGGATTTCAAAGAGGCTGCCTGTGGCCTGAACCACCTTTTCCAGACCCTTGCGATTTTTTTCGATGTTGAGCAGATCCCGATAACCCCGCAGGGAGGCGGTAATCACGGTGATCATCTTCTGATCGGTGATATCGGTCTTTTCCTTGTAGTCATTGATATCATACTCGCTGATGACCTCAGGCTCCGGGGCCTGGCCGGGCTGGCCGGTACGCAGCACGATACGGATAAAGCGGTTTTTCAGGGTTTCCCGGACATAACGCACCACATCGAGACCAGCGGTTTCGGTCTCCATCACCACATCCAGCAGCAAGACTGCGATATCGGGGTGGGCCTTGACCAGTTTTTGGGCTTCTTCACCGGAGTGGGCACTCAAAAAGCTGAGTTTTGCCCCCTCGAAGGCAAAATTTTTCAGCACCAGTCGGGTCATGAGATGGACTTCGGGCTGATCGTCGGCGATGAGAATTTTCCAGGGGGCGGGAGCTTTTTCCTCACTGGAGCTTGAGGGGGAATCAGTCGTGGGTTCGTCGGCGAACAGGAGTTCTTCGTTGGAGATGTTGTCGGTCTCATCGTGGCTGTTCATCACAAACCTCTGCTCTCATTCAGTGGGATTCCGGGCAGTAAGTGCTTTGTTGGCTGACAATTCAGTCTGTTTTGGTCAGCACTTTTACAAGTCGGCCCTGGGATTTTATTCGGTCAACTCTTCACACTCTTCCCTGGAAAAGGGGATTCGAATATCAAACTGAGCCCCCCCATCCGGTGCATCCAGACAGAGGATGGTGCCCTTTAGATTACGGGTGATCAGGTTATAGACGATATGCATCCCCAGGCCGCTCCCTCCCTGGCCCCGTTTGGTGGTAAAAAAAGGTTCGAAAATACGATGTTGGAATTCTTTCGGGATACCCATGCCGTTATCCTGGTAGCGTATCAGGATCTCTTCCCCCTGGGGAATCACCACGAGCTTAATGTGGCCCCCT
This is a stretch of genomic DNA from Magnetococcales bacterium. It encodes these proteins:
- a CDS encoding DUF3369 domain-containing protein, with protein sequence MNSHDETDNISNEELLFADEPTTDSPSSSSEEKAPAPWKILIADDQPEVHLMTRLVLKNFAFEGAKLSFLSAHSGEEAQKLVKAHPDIAVLLLDVVMETETAGLDVVRYVRETLKNRFIRIVLRTGQPGQAPEPEVISEYDINDYKEKTDITDQKMITVITASLRGYRDLLNIEKNRKGLEKVVQATGSLFEIRSLKQLATGVLTQLAALLNLEESSLYVQPASGFAATNEEGKYILYAANGSYGSHIGKSMEEVVANGILDQLQQVSTSRQDLFSGDTFVGYFRTHNGSENLIYLKGRHALTETDQTLIRLFSTNVGFAFDNLYLNREILHTQRDVSFTLGEVIDIRSQEGGNHVRRVAESSRWLARLAGLSENAARDLWLASPMHDLGKIGVPDQILNKPGKLTDDEWQVMQGHAEMGRKILEKSNRKVFQVAAVIAEQHHERWDGNGYPKRLSGEEIHIHARITTLLDVFDTLLHDRCYREAWDMDKIVSLIKEERGQRFDPRLVDLLMDNLDSFLTIQEEYQDTQSSE